The sequence GGTGCACGATGGCAAGCACCACAGCGTCGACAGCAAAGACATCGCCTTTGCGACCGCAGGACGCAAGGCCTTCATGGCCGCGATCCGCGAGGCCCGGCCGGTCGTGCTCGAGCCGATCGTGCAGATCGAGATCGCCGTGCCCGAACATTCGGTGGGCGACGTCACGAACGATTTGTCGTCGCGGCGCGGCCTGGTCACCGGCACGTCGCCCATGGGAGCCGGCACCGTGGTCGTCGGCGGGCAGGTGCCCGAGGCCGAACTGGCCAACTACCAGTCGCGGCTCAATGCGATGACCAGCGGCCAGGGCCGCTACACCCTCGCGTTGTCGCACTACGAAGCCGTGCCGCCGGCCGTGCAGCAGACGCTGATGGGGCAGTATCGGGTGCGGGAGGAGGATTAAGGCAGGCTCAGGCCAGGTTCACGACACACTCGAGGTCGTCGGCGCTCTTGGAGAAGTGCCGATGTTCGTGGACGCTTGATCCTAGTGATAGTCATCTTCGCGCTGGTGACGGATCGCAGCGACCGCGACCTCTCGTTCGCTGATGATTCGAAACAGGGCCACATATCCCGAAGCCCCGAAAGGAATGACCAACTCGCGCTCGAGCCGGTCCGCGTCAGCAATCCGGCAAGTGAACGGATTGGTTTCCAGGATTCGGAATTCGCTTCGGATAGCCGCTAGCGCGCGACTCGGCAGATCGAAGTCTCCGTGCTGCAGAGCGGATTCGACGAGAAAGTCTTCAAGACGCAAGAGATCTTCAAGGGCCTCACGCGTCAGGGTGACCGCATAAGTCACGAACGGGCGGTTCTGCCGCGTTTTTCTTGCGCCAACTCTGAAATGCGCGCGTCGAGACGCCCTTGCATCGCGTCGAATGCGTCTTTGGCAGAGTAGTACTCGCCGCTCTGCTTCGCACGCTTCAATGAATCGCGCCCACGCGCAAGGAACTCTTGCTGGGACTTGCGTCGCTGCGCGGCCTGCACGGCCGCGTTTTCTACGAACTGCGACAAAGTTTCGCCTTGGCGCAGCACGCTCTCGATTTCATCGCGCACGGATGGCTCGACGCGTACGGGGGGCAACTGGGCGGTTTTCATGCAAGCGATTGTAGAGCAATTGCTATGCGCCGCCAAGGCACGCGTCCTGGCCACCGTGGCCCAGCCTTCCGCCGAGCGCATCGTCGACGTTGCGATGAAAACGCAGCACCTCGTGCTCCAGCCGGCCGAGATGGAAGTGCGTGTTGGCGCCGCTGGAAAGACCCCGCTGGATCGCCACCGCGGTGGCGATGTCCTCTTTCTGGAAGACGGTCTGCTCGATGAGCTGGAAGGTCTTTTCCCAATGGGCGGTCCAATCGTCGCCGGTGCGATCCGGCGGAATCAGCATCGTGTGCACCCAGCGGACCTGATCCGGCGCCGGCGAAAACATGCCGATCAGGCTCACGTAGTCGGGGTGCCAGATGAGAAAGGTGTTCGGGAACACGAGCTGCGTCGGCGTGGCGAGCTTGCACAGTGCGTCGCGGCCCTGTGGCGGCTCGAAGGCCTCGAAGGCCGCGCGCCGCGCCACCAGCGAGTCCTGGTGCGGCCCGGCATGCAGGTTGACCGTGTACGCGTCGGCAAAGAAGGGATAGATCGTGTCGCGGTGCAGCACGCGGATGTGATAGCCCTCCAGGAAGGCGTCGACCGTCAGCTTCCAGTTGGCCTGGTACACCTGGTCGACCTTGCGGAACACGGTCATCCGGGGCAGGCCCATCCAGTCCATATGCGCGCCCAGCCCTTGCAGGAAGGCCTCGGCCGAAAACGCCGCGCCGGGGCTCCGCTTGACGACGACCAGCCCGCTGGCCTCGTCGCAGGGCAGTTCGACCAGGTCCAGCGTGGCGGGGTCAATGCCGTCGAAGGTCTGTGCATGTAGGCGATGGCGCAGCTGCCCATCGAGTTCGTAGGTCCAGGCATGGTAGGGACAGACCAGGGCTTTGCAGGCCTTGGCTTTGGCGGGCTCGGAGCCGGAACCGGCGATCAACGCCATGCCGCGGTGCCGGCAGACGTTGAGGAAAGCGCGGACGCGGCCGTCGGCCGCCCGGGTCAGGACGATGGGGACGCCGAGCGCGTCGAAGGGCAGGGCCGATCCGGTCGGAATCTCCGAGCTGTGGGCCGCAACGATGGGCCACTGGCCGAACAGCGCCCCCTGCTCCTGCTGCCAATGCGAAGGGTCCGTGTAGTGGCTGACAGGGACGGTTCCGGACTGCTCCCCCTCCTCACGCGTTTGGGTGCGCCGGGCCTGGTCGAGACGGTGGACCAGGTCGGCCAGCGTCGCCGGCATCGGTGCAGGGGTTGGATTGATCATCGGGATCGCTTCGCATCGTGGTGAGCCACGGAACAGCGCTCAGCTTATGTTGAATGCGTGCCGGACATGTTCAGCTTTCATGGGAGGTTGCCGCCAGGTGGCTTGCGCAACGAAATCCGGCATATCGACGTGAGGGGTGTTCAGCTTTTCCCGGCCCGCACGGGCCAGCTTGCACCCGGCGTGGCGAACCCCGAAGATGAGCCCCTT is a genomic window of Variovorax sp. V213 containing:
- a CDS encoding type II toxin-antitoxin system RelE/ParE family toxin, with protein sequence MTYAVTLTREALEDLLRLEDFLVESALQHGDFDLPSRALAAIRSEFRILETNPFTCRIADADRLERELVIPFGASGYVALFRIISEREVAVAAIRHQREDDYH
- a CDS encoding YlcI/YnfO family protein; translation: MKTAQLPPVRVEPSVRDEIESVLRQGETLSQFVENAAVQAAQRRKSQQEFLARGRDSLKRAKQSGEYYSAKDAFDAMQGRLDARISELAQEKRGRTARS
- a CDS encoding aromatic ring-hydroxylating dioxygenase subunit alpha, which gives rise to MPATLADLVHRLDQARRTQTREEGEQSGTVPVSHYTDPSHWQQEQGALFGQWPIVAAHSSEIPTGSALPFDALGVPIVLTRAADGRVRAFLNVCRHRGMALIAGSGSEPAKAKACKALVCPYHAWTYELDGQLRHRLHAQTFDGIDPATLDLVELPCDEASGLVVVKRSPGAAFSAEAFLQGLGAHMDWMGLPRMTVFRKVDQVYQANWKLTVDAFLEGYHIRVLHRDTIYPFFADAYTVNLHAGPHQDSLVARRAAFEAFEPPQGRDALCKLATPTQLVFPNTFLIWHPDYVSLIGMFSPAPDQVRWVHTMLIPPDRTGDDWTAHWEKTFQLIEQTVFQKEDIATAVAIQRGLSSGANTHFHLGRLEHEVLRFHRNVDDALGGRLGHGGQDACLGGA